The Rhodocytophaga rosea genome has a segment encoding these proteins:
- a CDS encoding GNAT family N-acetyltransferase yields the protein MTHILDNPIWNALVTGNKHFASGNEQAKYIRRDVGPFAGLKTNSERELNELHALLQEKSFVVLFTPGKISIPAGWDIKLEKALLQMVYQPQYPPMAQDTELIALQDEHIPAMLELTAMTKPGPFYSRTIEFGNYEGIFQENTLVAMTGQRLQPDPYTEVSAVCTHPDHTGKGYAAKLISSQIHKITAVSRIPFLHVFTDNRAACKLYEKLGFRERKQMLVYMLEKA from the coding sequence ATGACCCATATCCTTGATAACCCGATCTGGAATGCCTTAGTCACCGGCAATAAGCACTTCGCTTCTGGAAATGAACAAGCTAAGTATATAAGAAGAGATGTGGGGCCTTTTGCCGGCCTGAAAACCAATAGTGAGCGTGAATTAAACGAATTACATGCCCTACTTCAGGAGAAAAGCTTTGTAGTTCTCTTTACGCCAGGAAAAATCTCTATTCCTGCAGGATGGGATATTAAACTGGAGAAAGCACTGCTACAAATGGTGTATCAGCCACAGTACCCACCTATGGCACAGGACACGGAACTCATTGCCTTACAGGACGAACATATTCCAGCCATGCTGGAACTGACGGCTATGACCAAACCCGGTCCGTTTTATTCCCGCACGATCGAGTTTGGAAATTATGAGGGGATTTTTCAGGAGAACACGCTGGTTGCCATGACGGGACAACGCCTGCAACCTGATCCTTATACAGAAGTAAGTGCGGTGTGTACACACCCGGATCACACCGGAAAAGGGTATGCAGCAAAATTGATCAGCAGCCAGATTCACAAGATAACAGCCGTTTCCCGCATTCCTTTTCTTCACGTATTCACTGATAATAGAGCCGCCTGCAAATTGTATGAAAAACTGGGCTTCCGGGAAAGAAAACAAATGCTGGTGTATATGCTTGAAAAAGCCTAG
- a CDS encoding DeoR/GlpR family DNA-binding transcription regulator: MMPNQRRDKILELLKEDGSAKVVDLAKLFKVTEVTIRQDLEKLENDGLVLREHGGAFLKNVEDQVRTFSLAHQDNMGKKELIAKKCLEFIESGDTIILDSGSTTTEIAKKLRGMKNLTVITNAVNIALLLGAQPGIDVIVTGGEFKPPTLSLTGQKAADFFKGLNVQKLFLATAGISLKSGLTYPSISDLVVKKAMIDAADTTYLVADSTKIGKSAFASLGALSLIDYIITDSGIEDKHKQLLKEHEIELIIAN, from the coding sequence ATGATGCCCAATCAGCGTAGAGACAAAATACTCGAGTTATTAAAGGAAGATGGTTCCGCTAAAGTGGTTGATCTGGCAAAGCTATTCAAAGTGACAGAAGTCACCATACGCCAGGATCTGGAGAAGCTGGAGAATGATGGCCTAGTGCTCCGGGAACATGGCGGTGCTTTCTTAAAGAATGTGGAAGACCAGGTCCGAACCTTTTCGCTGGCCCATCAGGATAACATGGGAAAGAAGGAATTGATTGCTAAAAAGTGCTTAGAGTTCATTGAAAGTGGTGATACCATTATTCTGGATTCGGGCTCTACCACCACTGAAATAGCGAAGAAACTGAGAGGAATGAAAAACCTCACGGTAATCACCAATGCGGTAAATATTGCCTTGCTGTTAGGTGCCCAGCCAGGGATTGATGTAATTGTGACAGGAGGTGAGTTTAAGCCGCCAACACTTTCGTTAACTGGTCAGAAAGCAGCTGACTTTTTTAAAGGGCTGAATGTACAAAAGCTATTTCTGGCTACCGCAGGTATCTCCCTGAAATCGGGGCTAACGTATCCAAGTATCAGCGATCTGGTAGTTAAAAAAGCCATGATCGATGCGGCTGATACAACCTATTTAGTGGCGGATTCTACCAAAATTGGCAAGAGTGCCTTTGCAAGCCTTGGCGCACTTTCGCTGATCGACTATATCATTACAGATTCTGGTATCGAAGATAAACATAAGCAGCTGTTGAAGGAACATGAAATAGAGCTGATCATAGCGAATTAA
- a CDS encoding L-fucose/L-arabinose isomerase family protein: protein MKENISLGVIIGNRDFFPDKLVGECRSDLMEAFKKAGVKPIMLEENLTKLGGVETFGDAQKCAELFRRNADKIMGVLVVLPNFGDEKGVAETLKLARLDVPVLVQAYPDDLNKMDVARRRDAWCGKISVCNNLYQYGIKYSITTKHVVHPSDPSFAADLANFVAVCRVVKGLKNVRIGAVGARPGAFNTVRYSEKILQRHGISVVTVDLSHILGHANRLTKEDGVVKERLEKIKGYSPTGRTPDDKLIQIAKLDVALTHFMDEHALDATAIQCWTSLQQNYGCNVCTSMSMMSENMLPSACEVDVTGTLSMYAMQLASGSPSALVDWNNNYAEDENKCVLFHCGNWAKSFLPDIEISTAPILGTTIGEENTYGALAGRTPAMPLTYGRISTDDPKGIIKAYVGEGMLTDDTLNTFGTRAVAAIPNLQNLMQFICKNGFEHHVVMNASKTAGILQEAFGNYMGWEVQNFN, encoded by the coding sequence ATGAAAGAAAACATAAGTCTGGGAGTCATCATCGGAAACCGTGATTTTTTTCCTGATAAACTGGTAGGAGAATGCCGTTCCGACCTGATGGAAGCATTTAAGAAAGCAGGCGTGAAGCCGATTATGCTGGAAGAAAATCTGACTAAACTAGGAGGGGTAGAAACGTTTGGGGATGCACAGAAATGTGCGGAATTATTCAGAAGGAATGCAGATAAAATCATGGGTGTGCTGGTGGTATTACCCAATTTCGGAGATGAAAAAGGCGTAGCCGAAACCCTGAAACTAGCCAGGCTGGATGTGCCGGTTTTGGTTCAGGCCTATCCGGATGATTTGAATAAGATGGATGTGGCCAGAAGACGGGATGCCTGGTGTGGGAAGATTTCTGTGTGCAATAACCTGTATCAGTATGGAATCAAGTATTCTATTACCACTAAACACGTAGTTCATCCTTCTGATCCAAGCTTTGCTGCTGACCTGGCTAATTTTGTGGCTGTCTGCAGGGTTGTGAAAGGGTTGAAAAATGTACGGATTGGTGCCGTAGGCGCAAGACCAGGTGCTTTTAATACGGTCCGTTACAGCGAGAAGATATTACAGCGGCATGGCATCTCCGTAGTTACCGTGGACTTATCGCATATTCTGGGTCATGCCAACCGGCTTACTAAAGAAGATGGGGTTGTAAAAGAACGGCTTGAAAAAATTAAAGGCTATTCCCCTACCGGACGTACCCCTGATGACAAACTGATCCAGATTGCCAAACTTGATGTGGCGCTTACCCACTTTATGGACGAACATGCCCTGGATGCTACGGCTATTCAATGCTGGACTTCCCTGCAGCAGAATTACGGTTGTAATGTGTGTACCAGCATGAGTATGATGAGTGAAAATATGCTGCCCAGCGCCTGCGAAGTAGATGTGACAGGAACATTAAGTATGTATGCCATGCAACTGGCATCTGGTTCACCAAGTGCATTAGTTGACTGGAATAATAACTATGCAGAGGATGAAAACAAGTGTGTGCTGTTCCATTGCGGTAACTGGGCTAAATCATTTTTGCCGGATATTGAAATCAGTACGGCTCCCATTCTAGGCACAACCATCGGCGAAGAAAATACCTATGGAGCACTCGCCGGACGTACACCAGCTATGCCGCTGACCTATGGAAGAATCAGCACCGATGATCCGAAAGGCATCATTAAAGCCTATGTGGGCGAAGGCATGCTGACAGACGATACATTGAATACCTTCGGAACAAGAGCTGTAGCTGCTATTCCGAACCTGCAGAACCTGATGCAGTTTATTTGTAAGAACGGATTTGAACATCATGTAGTAATGAATGCTTCCAAAACAGCAGGCATTCTCCAGGAAGCCTTTGGGAATTATATGGGCTGGGAAGTGCAAAATTTCAATTAG
- a CDS encoding transketolase: MSEQELARKSIHYRKKILQYIMEAKAGHTGGSLSCIDILNVLYNHTLNVSPENFTSPDRDRYIQSKGHTVEALFVVLADKGFFPETDLLTMGKYGSHYIGHPTRKVHGVEQNTGALGHGLPLSVGTALAAKMDNRPYRVFTLLGDGELPEGSNWEAALTAAHYKLDNLCAIIDHNKLQITGPTSEVCNTDPIDQKFESFGWSVRHVDGHNIQALKETFEGVPFTDGKPSLVIAHTIKGKGVSYMENEIKWHHGVPDDKQFRQAMEELNHALESAERIESII; encoded by the coding sequence ATGTCAGAACAGGAATTAGCACGTAAATCGATTCATTACCGGAAAAAGATTCTCCAGTATATTATGGAAGCTAAGGCAGGACATACTGGTGGCAGTCTTTCCTGTATTGATATCCTGAATGTACTCTACAACCATACGCTGAATGTGAGTCCGGAAAATTTTACTTCGCCTGACCGTGACCGCTATATTCAAAGTAAAGGACATACAGTAGAAGCGCTGTTTGTAGTCTTAGCAGATAAAGGATTTTTTCCGGAAACAGACCTGCTGACGATGGGAAAATATGGGTCACATTACATTGGGCATCCCACCAGGAAAGTACATGGGGTGGAGCAAAATACCGGTGCACTCGGCCATGGTCTTCCACTCAGTGTTGGTACAGCCTTAGCTGCCAAAATGGATAACCGCCCGTACCGGGTATTTACGCTGCTGGGGGATGGAGAACTGCCGGAAGGTTCCAACTGGGAAGCAGCCCTCACTGCCGCACATTACAAGCTCGATAATCTGTGTGCCATTATAGACCATAATAAATTACAAATTACCGGACCTACCAGTGAAGTGTGCAATACCGATCCCATTGATCAGAAATTTGAAAGTTTCGGCTGGTCGGTACGGCATGTGGATGGGCACAACATTCAAGCATTGAAAGAAACCTTCGAAGGAGTACCCTTTACGGATGGCAAACCAAGCCTTGTGATTGCGCATACCATTAAAGGAAAGGGCGTGAGTTACATGGAAAATGAGATCAAATGGCATCATGGGGTGCCTGATGACAAGCAATTCAGGCAAGCCATGGAAGAATTGAACCATGCGTTGGAAAGTGCAGAAAGAATAGAATCAATTATATAA
- a CDS encoding transketolase family protein — protein sequence MGTFIETGTVTGKANLDVFSGTLQQLAETDTDIIAVTSDSRGSGKLASFGQKFPRQIVEIGIAEQNLVGVAAGLASAGKKVFAVSPACFLTARALEQIKNDVAYSDNPVKLVGISAGVSYGALGTTHHSLHDFAVLRAIHNLIVVAPADNFETEQAIRQAAETQHPVYLRFGKKPMPLLTAEDTHFEFGKGRIIREGADIAIVATGETVYPALQAAEKLEREYHIHSTVISMHTIKPLDYNLLARVASKVGAILTVEEHSVYGGLGEACASFLLENGYHLPFKIMGIPDEYTVTGSQMEIFNHYGISENGIAEKALQLLRKK from the coding sequence GTGGGTACTTTTATTGAAACAGGAACAGTTACAGGCAAAGCTAATCTGGATGTATTTTCAGGCACACTCCAGCAACTGGCCGAAACGGATACAGATATTATTGCTGTTACCAGTGATTCCCGTGGCTCAGGAAAACTGGCTTCTTTCGGGCAGAAATTCCCCAGGCAAATAGTGGAAATAGGAATTGCCGAACAAAACCTGGTAGGTGTGGCAGCAGGTCTGGCTTCTGCTGGTAAAAAAGTATTTGCGGTTTCTCCAGCCTGTTTTCTTACGGCCAGAGCTTTAGAGCAGATTAAAAATGATGTGGCCTATTCTGACAATCCGGTAAAACTCGTTGGCATTAGCGCCGGGGTGAGTTACGGCGCATTGGGTACAACCCACCACAGTTTGCATGACTTTGCTGTATTACGGGCCATTCATAATCTGATCGTAGTCGCACCGGCTGACAATTTCGAAACCGAACAGGCCATCCGTCAGGCTGCCGAAACGCAGCACCCGGTCTATCTACGGTTCGGAAAAAAACCGATGCCGCTGCTTACGGCTGAGGATACTCATTTTGAATTCGGAAAAGGGAGAATTATCAGAGAAGGTGCAGATATAGCGATTGTTGCCACCGGCGAAACCGTGTATCCTGCCTTGCAGGCAGCCGAAAAACTGGAGCGGGAATATCATATACATTCCACCGTAATAAGTATGCACACCATTAAGCCTTTGGATTATAATTTATTAGCCAGAGTAGCTTCAAAAGTAGGTGCTATATTAACGGTAGAAGAGCATAGTGTGTATGGTGGTTTGGGCGAAGCCTGTGCCTCTTTTCTATTAGAAAATGGCTATCATCTTCCTTTCAAAATCATGGGTATTCCAGATGAATATACGGTGACAGGTTCGCAAATGGAAATTTTTAACCATTATGGCATCTCTGAAAATGGCATTGCAGAAAAAGCTCTTCAATTACTAAGAAAAAAGTAG
- a CDS encoding DUF1593 domain-containing protein: MKATIQLVILLILSSAICSAQITNQKLRVLVLTDIENEPDDAQSMVRFLTYSNQWDVEGLIATTSIHQQKRVAPEKIKEIVTAYGKVRSNLLLHEKGYPETNYLLSIVKEGFPNYGMEAVGAGKDSPGSDWIISVVDKKDERPVWIPVWGGANCLAQALWKVKMTRSPEEVDQFVSKLRVYTISDQDDSGPWIRKTFPGLFYIASPGFHAGGAYHHATWSGISGDKFHGRFTGADFSLVDNPWLDENIRKNHGPLGALHPHTEFLMEGDTPTFLFLINNGLSDPEHPNYGSWGGRYEYYTPRVRKWLYEPETRPFWSDAEDEVIGVDGNYHSSNKATIWRWRQAYQHDFAARIDWTVKPYKEANHPPVAVLGHPNKLQVKSGEKINLSAEGSKDPDGNTLSYEWIYYREVGTFESSRTLEIGDKTNKNASLIAPKVTKPETLHVILAVTDNGTPSLTRYQRVIVTVMP; encoded by the coding sequence ATGAAAGCCACCATCCAACTAGTCATTCTACTCATATTGTCATCAGCAATTTGCAGCGCACAAATCACCAATCAGAAATTACGGGTTCTGGTGTTAACCGATATTGAAAATGAACCGGATGATGCCCAATCCATGGTCCGTTTTCTGACGTATTCCAACCAATGGGATGTGGAAGGTTTGATTGCCACTACTTCCATTCATCAGCAGAAAAGAGTTGCGCCGGAGAAGATCAAAGAAATAGTAACGGCATACGGTAAAGTCCGCAGTAATTTACTGCTGCATGAGAAAGGATACCCTGAAACAAACTATCTACTAAGTATTGTGAAAGAAGGCTTTCCCAATTATGGCATGGAAGCCGTAGGCGCTGGCAAAGACTCACCAGGTTCGGACTGGATCATTTCTGTAGTAGATAAAAAAGACGAACGCCCGGTCTGGATCCCAGTTTGGGGTGGCGCTAACTGCCTGGCACAAGCACTCTGGAAAGTAAAAATGACCCGTTCCCCGGAAGAAGTAGATCAATTTGTTTCGAAACTGAGGGTATATACTATTTCCGATCAGGATGATTCAGGACCCTGGATTCGTAAGACTTTTCCTGGATTGTTTTACATTGCCAGTCCTGGATTTCATGCTGGGGGTGCCTATCATCATGCTACCTGGAGTGGCATCAGTGGCGATAAATTTCATGGCCGTTTTACAGGCGCAGATTTTAGTCTGGTAGATAATCCCTGGCTTGATGAAAATATCCGTAAAAATCATGGTCCCTTAGGCGCCCTGCATCCACATACAGAATTTCTGATGGAAGGAGATACACCTACCTTTTTATTCTTAATCAATAATGGCTTAAGCGATCCCGAACACCCGAATTATGGCAGCTGGGGCGGACGGTATGAATACTACACTCCCAGAGTGAGAAAATGGTTATACGAACCAGAAACCAGGCCATTCTGGTCGGATGCAGAAGATGAAGTAATAGGGGTTGATGGAAATTATCATTCCAGTAACAAGGCTACCATCTGGCGCTGGCGGCAGGCATATCAGCACGATTTTGCTGCCCGGATAGACTGGACGGTAAAGCCCTATAAAGAAGCCAATCACCCGCCTGTTGCCGTTTTGGGCCATCCTAATAAGCTACAGGTAAAGAGTGGAGAAAAAATTAATTTAAGTGCAGAGGGTTCCAAAGATCCGGATGGGAATACATTATCGTATGAATGGATTTATTACCGGGAAGTAGGCACTTTTGAAAGTAGCAGAACCTTAGAAATTGGTGATAAGACTAACAAAAATGCTTCCCTTATTGCGCCTAAAGTAACCAAGCCCGAAACGCTTCATGTGATATTAGCAGTCACAGATAATGGTACTCCTTCGCTTACCAGGTATCAGCGGGTCATTGTAACAGTAATGCCTTAA
- a CDS encoding D-ribose ABC transporter substrate-binding protein has translation MLLVLVAGNGCNRNPGAEKKKIAVIISTLNNPWFVVLAETAASEAQALGYEAKIFDSQNNTALETDHFENALASGYNAILFNPTDADGSVVNVLKAKAAEVPVFCMDREVNAADATTSQILSDSYSGCVALGKYFVQTLNKKGQYVELLGLVGDNNTWSRSKGFHSVVDNYPDLKMVAQQNADFDRNKAMEVLESILQAHPDINAVFCGNDAMAMGAYQAIIAAGIADKVKVFGFDGADDVVASINSGKIIATGMQFPKVMAKTAATFADEYFKGKRDFPKKMPVAVEMVSGKNVAYYVSPTKD, from the coding sequence ATGCTTCTGGTGCTGGTGGCAGGCAACGGCTGTAATCGGAATCCTGGTGCAGAAAAGAAAAAAATAGCCGTTATTATTTCTACCCTCAATAATCCCTGGTTTGTAGTGCTGGCCGAAACGGCTGCCTCAGAAGCACAAGCACTAGGCTACGAAGCCAAAATTTTTGATTCCCAGAATAATACCGCCTTAGAAACAGATCACTTTGAAAATGCCCTTGCTTCCGGCTACAACGCTATCTTGTTTAATCCGACCGACGCAGATGGCTCTGTTGTGAATGTACTAAAAGCAAAAGCAGCGGAAGTACCGGTTTTTTGTATGGACCGGGAAGTAAACGCAGCAGATGCAACTACCTCCCAGATACTATCAGACAGCTATTCCGGGTGTGTGGCTTTAGGAAAATACTTTGTGCAAACCCTGAACAAAAAAGGGCAATACGTGGAATTACTGGGCCTGGTAGGCGACAACAACACCTGGAGCCGTTCTAAAGGTTTCCACAGCGTAGTTGATAATTACCCTGACCTGAAAATGGTAGCCCAGCAAAACGCCGATTTTGACCGGAACAAAGCGATGGAAGTGCTGGAATCTATTTTACAGGCGCACCCGGATATAAATGCGGTTTTCTGTGGCAATGATGCCATGGCTATGGGCGCTTACCAGGCCATAATAGCCGCCGGCATTGCCGACAAAGTAAAAGTATTCGGATTTGATGGAGCCGACGATGTGGTAGCCTCTATCAACAGCGGCAAAATTATAGCTACTGGCATGCAGTTTCCCAAAGTAATGGCCAAAACGGCAGCAACTTTTGCCGATGAGTATTTTAAGGGAAAACGTGATTTTCCTAAAAAAATGCCGGTAGCGGTAGAAATGGTATCCGGGAAGAATGTAGCCTATTATGTGTCTCCTACAAAAGACTAA
- a CDS encoding DUF2291 domain-containing protein: MQRKAIKYIVAGMVFLIVVYNSVYFKSLSEVKAAAVSGAFDARSYALNFWNEQLMPGLSKAVEVSQLITQLERDKENAFNTHSHALGIGNIRYFLVKGEGKVTAINENDITVVIQPDSSQRTIKIATEFIYGNAVRDALGVIKMNEFSNTTDLNSVSEEINKKIRSEVLPPFKDRVQKGQLIQFTGAIELNQRYVNMSEIEVIPVTLNQMQ, encoded by the coding sequence ATGCAGAGAAAAGCAATAAAATATATAGTAGCAGGAATGGTGTTTTTGATAGTAGTCTACAATTCCGTCTATTTCAAAAGCTTAAGCGAAGTAAAAGCCGCTGCCGTCTCTGGTGCATTTGATGCCCGTTCGTACGCTCTCAACTTCTGGAATGAGCAATTGATGCCGGGTTTAAGCAAAGCAGTAGAAGTTAGCCAACTAATTACACAATTGGAAAGAGATAAGGAAAATGCATTTAACACACATTCACATGCCCTGGGCATTGGCAATATCCGGTATTTTCTGGTGAAAGGAGAGGGCAAAGTAACGGCCATCAATGAAAACGATATAACAGTTGTAATTCAGCCAGATTCATCTCAAAGAACAATCAAAATTGCTACTGAATTTATCTACGGCAATGCGGTGAGAGATGCATTGGGAGTCATCAAGATGAATGAGTTCAGCAATACGACAGACCTGAATTCGGTTTCGGAAGAAATTAATAAGAAAATCCGGTCGGAAGTGCTACCTCCTTTTAAAGACAGGGTGCAGAAAGGACAACTCATACAATTTACAGGAGCCATTGAATTAAACCAGCGGTACGTAAACATGAGTGAAATAGAAGTTATTCCAGTAACACTAAACCAGATGCAATAA
- a CDS encoding sugar ABC transporter ATP-binding protein has translation MLTAENITKRFSGVVALDKVSMKLYAGKVNAIIGENGAGKSTLMKILSGVYPDYEGHIIYKGQQVNFSNPKEAQDAGIAIIHQELNLIPYLTISENIFLGREITNQWGMLNKKEMRLKTQQLLDQLKLNLDPDTPMYRLKVGQQQVVEIAKALLLDSEVIIMDEPTSAISDSEVEVLFGIIEDLKRQNKTIVYISHKLDELFRIADRYIVLRDGKTIESGNMQGMTHDRIIQKMVGREITIIRRQTAGNYTEAILSVNDLCLKHPVKGKENLLKHISFTLRKGEILGIFGLMGAGRTELLETLFGVHPKLVSGTISINGKEVHFTTPSDAIKTGIALVPEDRKKDGLVLGLDVKTNISLTTLEHMENLGLLNENKELTLAQKYIGDLQIKTSSQKQAAKNLSGGNQQKIVLAKWLATNPKVLLLDEPTRGIDIHAKNEIYKLITSLAEKGLGIIMVSSELPEILAVSDRVLVMAEGCLTAELPVQEATEDIILKAAIPKTI, from the coding sequence ATGTTAACGGCAGAAAACATAACGAAACGGTTTTCCGGGGTAGTAGCCCTCGATAAGGTAAGCATGAAATTATATGCCGGAAAAGTAAATGCCATTATCGGGGAAAATGGAGCTGGTAAGTCAACGTTAATGAAAATTCTTTCAGGCGTTTATCCGGATTACGAAGGCCATATTATATATAAAGGGCAGCAGGTTAATTTTTCAAATCCGAAAGAAGCACAGGATGCCGGCATAGCTATTATTCACCAGGAGCTAAACCTGATTCCCTACTTAACCATTTCGGAAAATATCTTTTTGGGCCGCGAGATCACCAATCAATGGGGAATGCTCAACAAAAAAGAAATGCGGCTCAAAACCCAGCAACTCCTCGATCAACTCAAACTCAATCTTGATCCAGATACCCCCATGTATAGGTTGAAAGTAGGGCAACAGCAGGTAGTAGAAATCGCCAAAGCTTTATTGCTGGATTCGGAAGTCATTATTATGGATGAACCCACGTCTGCCATCAGTGATAGTGAAGTTGAAGTGCTGTTTGGCATTATCGAAGACCTGAAGCGGCAGAATAAAACCATTGTGTATATTTCCCATAAGCTGGATGAACTGTTCAGAATTGCCGACCGCTACATTGTTTTACGGGATGGCAAAACGATTGAATCTGGCAATATGCAGGGAATGACGCATGACCGGATTATTCAGAAAATGGTGGGCAGGGAAATCACAATTATCCGTAGGCAGACAGCCGGAAACTACACTGAAGCCATTTTATCAGTAAATGATCTTTGCCTGAAGCATCCGGTGAAAGGGAAAGAAAATCTACTCAAGCACATTTCATTCACTTTACGCAAAGGCGAGATACTTGGCATATTTGGGCTGATGGGAGCCGGACGGACAGAACTACTGGAAACCCTATTTGGTGTACACCCTAAATTAGTTAGCGGTACAATCAGCATAAATGGAAAAGAGGTTCATTTTACAACACCATCAGATGCCATTAAAACCGGAATAGCCCTAGTGCCTGAAGACCGGAAAAAAGATGGTCTGGTGTTGGGCTTAGATGTAAAAACCAACATTAGTTTAACTACGCTGGAGCACATGGAAAATCTGGGACTACTCAATGAAAATAAAGAGCTAACCCTGGCCCAAAAATATATTGGGGATCTACAAATCAAAACCTCTTCTCAAAAACAAGCTGCAAAAAACCTGAGTGGCGGAAACCAGCAGAAGATTGTACTGGCTAAATGGCTGGCAACAAATCCCAAAGTACTTTTACTGGACGAACCTACCAGAGGAATTGATATTCATGCGAAAAATGAAATTTATAAACTGATTACCAGTCTGGCCGAAAAGGGGCTGGGGATCATCATGGTTTCTTCCGAGTTGCCGGAAATACTGGCTGTTTCAGATAGAGTCCTGGTAATGGCCGAAGGCTGCCTTACTGCGGAATTGCCTGTTCAGGAAGCTACGGAAGACATCATCTTAAAAGCAGCCATTCCTAAAACCATTTAA
- a CDS encoding ABC transporter permease — protein MPTKISIGNEKINSRDPFLGKALVKSNGYRNYLLKFQSLIALLILCLVIGLLSDKFFTAANAWNVMRQISVNICISVGMTLVVLTAGIDLSVGSVLALCGAITAGLLKSGIEVPAFDLYIGFTLLGAILAGITIGSLLGAFNGWTITRFNVPPFVATLAMLTIARGLTMLWTKGFPISGLGENFSYLGTGWFLGIPLPVWISGLIVFAAIIITNKTRVGRYIYAIGGNESASKLSGININKIKILVYAIAGGLAAIGGLIVTSRLDSAQPNAGFSYELDAIAAVVIGGTSLSGGRGSILGTVQGAIIIGVLNNGLVLLNVSPFWQQVVKGLVILLAVIIDKSNAKNE, from the coding sequence ATGCCAACAAAAATTTCCATTGGGAATGAAAAAATCAACAGCAGAGATCCTTTTCTGGGGAAAGCCCTTGTGAAATCAAATGGGTACAGGAATTACCTGCTTAAGTTCCAGTCGTTGATTGCCCTGCTTATACTTTGCCTGGTGATTGGCCTGTTGTCGGATAAGTTTTTTACGGCAGCCAATGCCTGGAATGTGATGAGGCAGATCTCCGTCAATATTTGCATTTCCGTAGGCATGACACTGGTAGTACTAACAGCCGGCATAGATTTATCAGTAGGGTCTGTACTGGCACTGTGTGGCGCCATCACCGCAGGTTTGCTCAAGTCCGGAATAGAAGTCCCTGCTTTTGATTTATACATCGGATTTACTTTACTCGGAGCCATCCTGGCAGGTATTACGATCGGCTCTCTGCTGGGTGCATTCAATGGCTGGACTATCACCAGATTTAACGTTCCTCCATTTGTAGCCACATTGGCCATGCTGACCATAGCCAGAGGATTGACTATGTTATGGACCAAAGGATTCCCTATTTCAGGCTTAGGCGAAAATTTTTCTTATCTGGGTACAGGATGGTTTTTAGGCATTCCTTTACCAGTATGGATATCGGGGCTGATTGTGTTTGCGGCCATTATTATCACCAATAAAACCAGAGTAGGCAGGTATATTTATGCCATTGGCGGAAACGAAAGTGCTTCAAAGCTATCTGGGATCAACATCAACAAAATCAAAATACTAGTGTACGCCATAGCAGGCGGGCTTGCAGCCATTGGAGGCTTGATTGTTACTTCCAGGCTTGATTCTGCCCAACCCAATGCCGGTTTCAGCTATGAATTGGATGCCATTGCAGCCGTAGTTATTGGAGGCACTTCCCTTTCCGGAGGCCGAGGAAGTATTTTAGGAACAGTGCAAGGTGCAATCATCATCGGTGTGTTAAACAATGGCCTCGTCCTGTTAAATGTTTCTCCCTTCTGGCAACAGGTAGTGAAAGGCTTAGTAATACTGCTGGCTGTAATTATTGATAAATCCAATGCTAAAAATGAGTAA